A stretch of Mya arenaria isolate MELC-2E11 chromosome 14, ASM2691426v1 DNA encodes these proteins:
- the LOC128216682 gene encoding leukotriene A-4 hydrolase-like — translation MPALSQTDPSSFSNPEDVLVEHIHLDLTVCFTKHTLSGSVQLKLKRVKPEAEFVVLDTRGITVTSVVDLESAEKLQYTLAEKVAVFGSKLTIRLTNRKTEHTIEITYETSPECSALQWLRPEQTAGKRQPYLFSQCEAIHCRSMIPCQDTPSVKAPYTAKIKAPSVVKVLMSALLEGSEKTEDGQMVHSFRQNQPMPSYLIAIVAGDIVSKEIGPRSKVWTEPELIEAAAYEFAETESMLQAGEGLLGPYVWGHYDLLVLPPSFPYGGMENPCLTFVTPTLLAGDRSLADVVAHEIAHSWTGNLVTNASWSDFWLNEGFTVFVERKIVSRLKDSEVYRQFLASRGWRILTETIKQLGAENKFTCLVPDMLGVDPDESFSSVPYEKGQAFLFYLEQLLGGPEVFEKYLRAYIDKFKGKSVTTADWKAFLLEYFNTEEDAGKLATVDWQGWMYEPGMPPQKPVYDTSLAENCEELRNRWLGLSDDQLTQFTLSDIEDFQPMQIEQFLSGFADHDPISCAKVKHMGEVYKLNTVTNAEIKFRWLQLCIQAQHEPIIDEALQFVSDQGRMKFVQPVYRDLYKWSASRQRAKDNFLAHRNEMHNITVAKLEKILDVKK, via the exons ATGCCTGCCCTAAGTCAGACAGATCCATCCTCTTTTTCCAATCCTGAAGATGTACTAGTGGAACACATACATCTAGATCTCACTGTCTGCTTTACGAAGCACACTCTGTCAGGATCGGTCCAGCTCAAGCTGAAGAGGGTTAAGCCTGAGGCCGAGTTTGTG GTACTGGATACTCGTGGCATAACAGTTACATCAGTGGTTGATTTGGAAAGTGCAGAAAAGCTCCAATACACCCTCGCTGAAAAAGTGGCTGTCTTTGGTTCTAAATTGACCATTAGATTGACAAACAGGAAAACAGA GCACACCATAGAGATAACCTATGAGACTTCTCCGGAATGCTCCGCCCTTCAGTGGCTGAGACCTGAACAGACAGCGGGGAAGAGGCAGCCATATCTCTTTAGCCAATGTGAG GCTATTCACTGCAGAAGTATGATTCCATGCCAAGATACGCCCTCTGTGAAAGCCCCATACACCGCTAAG attAAAGCTCCGTCGGTTGTGAAGGTGCTGATGAGTGCGTTGTTGGAGGGATCGGAAAAGACTGAGGACGGACAGATGGTGCACAGCTTCCGCCAGAACCAGCCAATGCCGAGCTACCTCATTGCCATTGTAGCTGGAGATATTGTGTCCAA agAAATTGGTCCTCGCAGTAAAGTCTGGACGGAGCCTGAATTGATAGAAGCTGCTGCTTATGAATTTGCAGAG ACGGAGAGCATGTTACAAGCAGGGGAGGGCTTGTTGGGGCCGTATGTGTGGGGCCATTACGACCTGCTAGTACTGCCCCCTTCTTTCCCCTATGGTGGGATGGAAAACCCCTGCCTGACTTTTGTCACACCAACACTGCTG GCTGGTGATCGTTCGCTAGCTGATGTGGTGGCTCACGAGATCGCACATAGCTGGACTGGCAATCTCGTTACCAATGCGTCATGGTCAGACTTCTG GTTGAACGAGGGTTTTACAGTATTTGTGGAGAGGAAGATTGTGAGTCGACTAAAGGACAGTGAGGTCTACAGACAGTTCCTAGCCAGTAGGGGCTGGAGAATACTTACAGAAACT ataaagcaGTTAGGTGCGGAGAACAAGTTCACGTGCCTCGTGCCGGACATGCTAGGAGTAGATCCAGATGAATCGTTCTCCTCTGTTCCATATGAGAAGGGACAGGCCTTCCTTTTCTATTTGGAACAGCTGCTTGGAGGCCCTG AGGTTTTTGAGAAATACCTGAGGGCATATATTGACAAGTTCAAGGGAAAGTCTGTTACCACTGCAGACTGGAAGGCCTTCCTTCTAGAATATTTCAACACAGAG GAAGATGCTGGAAAGCTAGCTACAGTGGACTGGCAGGGCTGGATGTATGAACCTGGAATGCCTCCACAAAAACCTGT GTATGACACAAGCCTGGCTGAGAATTGTGAGGAATTACGCAATCGCTGGCTGGGTCTGTCTGATGACCAGCTGACACAGTTCACTCTCTCCGATATTGAGGATTTTCAGCCCATGCAGATCGAACAGTTTCTGTCGGGATTTGCTGATCAT GATCCCATATCATGTGCTAAGGTGAAACACATGGGAGAGGTTTACAAATTGAACACCGTCACAAATGCAGAAATAAAATTCAG ATGGCTGCAACTCTGTATACAAGCACAGCATGAACCAATCATTGATGAGGCTCTCCAGTTTGTTTCTGATCAGGGAAGGATGAAATTTGTCCAGCCAGTGTACAG aGATCTGTATAAATGGTCTGCCAGCAGACAGAGAGCAAAAGACAACTTCCTAGCTCATAGAAACGAGATGCACAACATTACAGTGGCTAAATTGGAGAAGATCTTAGATGTTAAGAAATAG